A segment of the Leptospira barantonii genome:
AAGCCTACATGCACAACCGTGTATGTATAAATTTTTCCTTTACCGGAGAATTGAATTTCGGACGTTTTCGAACTTCCACATTGCGTGCAAGCAACCGAAGGTTCCGTCATTTGAAAACCGCAGTCGTCGCATTTTTTTCCTTTCAATATTTCTAATATAGTTTCCGACATGTTTAAATCCTCTGAAGAATATGAATACAACTCACCGCGCCCGGTCCGCCCAACACGTGTGTCAATGCGGTTCTCGCGTTGGTCACTTGACGTTTATCCGATTGATCCCTAAGCTGAAACGTCATTTCGACGATCTGGCCGATTCCGGTCGCTCCGACAGGATGTCCTTTCGCTTTGAGACCGCCCGATGTGTTTACGGGAAGTTTTCCGCCGAGACGGGTATGTCCGTCCATCGTATAAGAACCGCCTTTGCCCTTGTCCACAAAACCAAGATCTTCGATGTTGATGATTTCGGTAATCGTAAAACAATCGTGACATTCCAAAACGTCGATTTCTTCCCGTTTTACTCCGGACATTTTAAATGCTTCTGCGGCGGCTTGAACCGTTGCGGGAAAACTTACCGAATCCTTTTTTAATGCGACGTTGAAATAATCTCCTCCGATTCCCGATCCTTTGATGACAACCGGATCTTTGCGAATCGATTTCGCTTTGTCCAAGGTAGTGATCACAAGCGCGGTGCTTGCGTCCGTCACTAAGGAAACGTCATGAAAACCAAACGGAGTTGTGACCATTCTCGCTCTCATGATATTGTTAAACGAAATCTCCTTTTGTTTGTGTGCGAACGGGTTCAAACTTCCGTGATAGTAATTCTTTTCTGCGACCTTTGCGAGCATTTCTTTGGTCGTTCCGAATTCGTACATGTGACGGATCGCGTTGAGGGCGAAACCGGAAGGTCCGGAAATACAATAACCGCCTTCCACATCCGCATCTTGACCTCTTGCTACGATTTCCATCGTCGTTTCAGGATCGAGCCCGTTCATCTTTTCAACACCAAGAACCAAAACCGTATCGTAGATCCCGGCGGCTACGGCCAAGAATCCCTGACGCGCCGCGATTCCTCCGGATGCGCAGGCTCCTTCGGTGCGAATCGCAGGACGATCGCCTAATCCGAGTAAGTTGGCCGCATAAGAACCCATCGTGTTTTGTTTGTTGAATTCGTTACCCGCGTAGTTTCCCACGAAAACCGCTTGGATTTCCTTACGATCGATACCCGCGTCCAGAATCGCTCCGTTTCCCGCTTCGGTTACAAGATCCCTCAAGGTTCTGTCCTTATGATTTCCGTGTTCCGTTTCGTAAGCTCCGATGATCGCTACTTCTCTCATGGAAGTCTCTCCGTTTATAAAATTAGAATTTTAGAATATACTGATTTTTAAAGCGCCGATCGGAACAAACTTTTTGAAACGTTTTTTAAAATGAATGAACGTTCATTGGTAAGGTCGTTTTCGATCGGAATCTATGGAAGAAGAATCAGGAAAGGCTTTCGAGTGCACTTCTTTTTTTGTAGGGAAATATCAGTATGAGATCCTACAAGACGGAGAGTTTTAGTTTTTGGATAAAAGCCTAAAGTAGGAATTCCTTCGATTTTTAAAAATGAAACGCCGCTCCCGCGCTGACCGATTCCGAGTTTTGATTTTTTAAATATTCAAGAAGGAAGTTTGCGTTCTTCCATCTAAATTCCATTCCGATCGTTCCATACCAATTCGAATGACTGATAAAAAGATTTCGTTTTAAGTCTATAAACGCAAGAGTAGGGTTTGTCAAAAAATCATCCCGATTGCTCGAAGATGAAAGTGCCACGTTGCGATCGACTCGAATGTTCACCGTACCTTGGTTATACATCGCGCCCAAACCCCCATACATGGTAAAGAATCCGATCGTCTTCGCATAACGAAAGTCTACGGTCGCGGAATACAGATTCGAGTTGTAGGAAAGATCGTTGATCCCGATCCACTTTCTTCTTTGACCTGAAAGATTGACGTTGGTCGGTCTTCGATCGTAAGAATGAAGTTGAATCGTCTGCAAGGATTGATATAAACCGAATCCGAAAGAAAGTCCGTCGTTTGTACCTTCTTCCGAAGAATTTTTTTCCGCAAAAGGAAAGTATCTTAGATTGAGTCCCGAGTTTGCGACCTTGCCGTGTAAGTCCGTTTTTCTGATTTTTAAAAAAGGAACGTTCTGTTCCGAAAGTTGATACGGAAAATAATGAAAGTGAAGATTCCATTTGTAAAGTTCGGAATTCGAATTCGAGAACAAAGCTCCCAAGTTCACTCCTAAATTGACGGAGGGCGACGCGGCGATTCCTTGTTTCGGAAGTTCGCGTAGTTCCGAGTTTTCGAAAAAATAATTTCTCGGACTCAGGTTCGTTCTTGCGACCGAGTAACCAAGACCGATTCTCCCTTTAGTCAAACGGGTTCCACCCAACAAGGAAGAATTGATGTTTTGTAAAACGGCGGA
Coding sequences within it:
- a CDS encoding Lsa36 family surface (lipo)protein, with amino-acid sequence MKHYVFIILFLFLVSKSSYSEALCIGVECASIPSEITFGANLIDPALDAVYTKEFLLSMGESAVLQNINSSLLGGTRLTKGRIGLGYSVARTNLSPRNYFFENSELRELPKQGIAASPSVNLGVNLGALFSNSNSELYKWNLHFHYFPYQLSEQNVPFLKIRKTDLHGKVANSGLNLRYFPFAEKNSSEEGTNDGLSFGFGLYQSLQTIQLHSYDRRPTNVNLSGQRRKWIGINDLSYNSNLYSATVDFRYAKTIGFFTMYGGLGAMYNQGTVNIRVDRNVALSSSSNRDDFLTNPTLAFIDLKRNLFISHSNWYGTIGMEFRWKNANFLLEYLKNQNSESVSAGAAFHF
- a CDS encoding thiolase C-terminal domain-containing protein; the protein is MREVAIIGAYETEHGNHKDRTLRDLVTEAGNGAILDAGIDRKEIQAVFVGNYAGNEFNKQNTMGSYAANLLGLGDRPAIRTEGACASGGIAARQGFLAVAAGIYDTVLVLGVEKMNGLDPETTMEIVARGQDADVEGGYCISGPSGFALNAIRHMYEFGTTKEMLAKVAEKNYYHGSLNPFAHKQKEISFNNIMRARMVTTPFGFHDVSLVTDASTALVITTLDKAKSIRKDPVVIKGSGIGGDYFNVALKKDSVSFPATVQAAAEAFKMSGVKREEIDVLECHDCFTITEIINIEDLGFVDKGKGGSYTMDGHTRLGGKLPVNTSGGLKAKGHPVGATGIGQIVEMTFQLRDQSDKRQVTNARTALTHVLGGPGAVSCIHILQRI